ACTTGACTTCATCTCATTGGTGAAATTAAACTCACCGATTTAATTCTAGCTGATGTTTTTGATCTTTCTTGAGTTTGTAAAGACATTTCTGAACTCATACAGTGTGTCTTGAGCTGTTTGTGACTGATGCATCACATTTTGTAAGAACATGGTGTGTGGGTGACGTAGTATACTTGGGTCAAAAAACCACTGCTCgatgtttaacccttaggaCCTGTTTGGtgttgataattttggctgtgttcatgtataTGTCATACATTTTAGCAGCATTGTCTAAAATACACCGTGTAAACAAATTCTTACATTTATACTATTAATTGCAAAAATGCGCCACTGAAAACCATCCAACCTGCAATTTTTAAtctcacagccatcaaagcataaaaacgtgttatttctgggtgtcttTCTTagcttttgtcttgttttttccacctgatgatgtaatttctctcccatatttggcatataaaGAAAAGACATGTTCGAGCGCGACTgttgctgtaaagctgtaaaggcagACGAGTGGCTTGAATGACGCCTCACATCCCCGATAGACACTGTAGTCCAATTTAACCACTTGTTAACAACCGCCGTTTTTAAGATGTGTTAAACcttaaaacttcaaaacttGGGTTTGTATGgtcgtattttatgttgcagaacaaaacgtccaAATAATATAATTTCGCCATTGCGGGTTTTCGCATTtcggaaaattatttttttaatttatttttttttactgcagccCTAATATTTGCAACAGAACTATTTTGGGGACACAGGAAGAAATTAATCAAACAGAGTCTGGGCTctccatggatgtattacagAGAGGTGCACGCCCACACAGGCCTGACAAGGAGTGAAAACACCTGCGTGCAGAAAGCCTGAAATTGATTGTCCGGTCGTGAAGCAGTTACAGTGACCTGCCAGTGGGTGGAAAATAGCAACGTAATTCTTCTTTGTTTATCAcgtaatataattttacatcAGTAATGGCAGCAAAGTAACCATCCTGCTACGTCACTCGATGTGGAGGGTATTTCTCTTAAACCGTTTGCTCTTGACTGATTCTTAAAAACTTGAATGCATGCTCTCATTTCAGTTCCTCAGATGTCCCGCAGCCGGGCAGCTCAGCCGGCACTGACCAGGTGAGAGCGGGCCACCtcagatttgattttatttgatttatttcaaacatgttaaaaagaaattagagaAATGATTAtgcaaacaagcagacagataaaaaataagtaatatttacaggataaaaaaatcattgaattttaatttaacagCTTCCTTATTAATTGAAACTTATACTAATTAACTAAACTTAAATGCATACATCCAAAtatccaaaatcaaatatctacattttttcatgactatttacagaaaaaaagaggaaaataaagtgggaaaaaattaattaagcaaaaaaacagaaccctgtaaacagctggtgacTTTCAAACTCCCTCGTCTTCTCTGTATcttgtgaaaaacatgtttttatacagtattttaaacTGGTTCatgtttggacattgttttagctccacattaaaactgtCTCACAGTTTACCTCCACTGATTGATATACAAAAACTTTCCCTGGTGGTACGAACACTGcaagttttgaaattaaattttcccTTGAACTGTAACCCCCCCCTCCTAATCCCTTAAtagtttttgaatatttcctgGTGGTGgattatttttcagcctcaaaCAGTGTGCTTGTGCCATTTGAAATTTCATAAGATctgtaaattttaattttgtgaagatATTGAGAGGGCAGACTACAGAGACCTGACTGAGCCGAATGCAatcttttttctctaaaaagcttaaatttaaaaagtgaattaatcttcattttgacatttgagtgTAAATCTGTACAGCTGAGTTGGTTGTTTAGGTGTTGAATAATTAACTGTAAAAGCCTTCAGTCTTCATGTCGTCACAGGACACACTTTATCAGATAGTGCTGCTCTGACACCTAGTGGTTAaacattaaactacattttctctctcttttactgcTTAAACTTGCAGGTGAAGTCTTCTGCCTTTTCCTGATGTTTCTTcattcctgtattttttttcatcataggTCAAACCTAAAGCTGGACCCGCTTCCTCATCTCCTACCAGAACAAGTGATGACAGTTTTGGTAACAAGAAGGCCCGTTCTTCTTTCGGGCGTGGCTTCTTCAAGCTGCGTGGAGGCAAACAGACAGCCAGCGCTCCAAACCTGGGTACTACTGACTTCTTAAAGGCCATGCTTTCCTTGAATTTCTCATATATTTGTTTACTATTTTaatatgtgttatgtgttttGTTACTGATCGTCATGTTTCTTTCACGGCTCTGTAAATTGTGAAGACCGCACCCGGAGTGTCAGTGCACCTGCGTTAGGTACAGTAGCACAGTGGCCTCGCTGGCCTGCAGTATGGCTGCTCTGGATTAAACAGCTGGATGTGAAATACAGGCAGTACAACATGACCCTTTAACTCACTGTGGGTGAACTTTGTAGGATCATCAAATACCAATAAAACAACTTTTCCCCCACTTTTCTCTAATACAGTGATTCTCAACCTTTTTGCTTGTGACCCCTCGTCACAGTTTGCATGTTAACAAACTGTgaaatcaaataatcattttctcttttatttaagtaacTTTTGAGGGCTAAAGAATAAAAATTGCACCATGTTTCAGAAGCTGAGTTAGGAAGGAGGAgatggtggctcagtggatagagcaggtgcACCAGTCACAGAGCCTGAGTCCTTGTGGTCGTGGGTTCAAGCCCCACcttggccttttgctgcatgtcccctctctcccactttcacaTGTCcactctgtcctatcaaataaaggtgaaaaaagcctaaaaatatctttaaaaaagaaaaggaaagttgGGAATAAGTCATCGTTTTAAAGACGCTATCTCAGAGTTTCCCGTTCAGAGTTTCCCGTTCAGCGTTTCCCGTTCTTGCTCTGGTGTTCGCTGTTTCTGTGTATGATCTTATCAAATCATCCAGTTGTCTCTTATCCATGACTTTAAACCATCTGCAATGAACCTGTTTTGACGGTACTCACAAGTGATTTTCTGAAGCATTTCTCATTCTTTGCAAAtgagaaaatctgaaaaaaatttgTTGCAGTAATTAAAGGGTAACTCTCGTATTTATTTTAACCTGGAGCCaatttttgccatgtttttgggTCTCAGTGACTAATGGAGTcaataatttttgaaattggtccattAGTGAGAGACCGtgctacagccagcagcagtgaaacaaCCTGCAATGTATTcactttgtgcatttttgtaccCTCAGTTTAGGTCTTctaaaattgcttgttttgccactgacggctcagattgttattgcCAGTGTTTATCAGtgaggtctatctctgtagggatcctatGAATAATGCTGTCGAAAAGTGAGCTGCATGTTGTTAAACCAGAAATAGACCCAAAAGCACctttgccaaacccaccagactccacagaaaaaaacagtaatcttAGCGTGTATCGAGCCAGGCAGCCTTATTtctatagcacatttcatacaacagggcaattcaaagtgctttacagagtaataaaatataaacatattaaaGGATGGAGATTtacaagaaaagagaaaagctatACAAATTATTTACAAGAATTCAGGGTTTATACAGTcaaaaccagagttggtgattgttgcaacagtggaaagatgaacaAAGACAGTCtttatgagttttattttgtttctgttgactttgatgAAGTGTGATTTTacgatgataaaattactgtttgtttaaatgaagtctggtgggtttgacaatagcaattttggggctgtttctggttgaaCTAAAAGGATCTTAGTGTTTCATTGAAAGTTTTATTTCTGTAGAGATCATTGGTTGTCAGTGGCTGAAACagacacttttagtggatgtaaactgacaTTGTTCTGTGActcaagtggttacattgcagcagCGCTCCCCCTTAATGCTGTACCAGTTACAAAATCACTGTCTTTATTagtcacttacacacacaattatttaaaaatggtctaggttgaaaaatacagaaattatcCTTTAACTAGTCCTTTGCATGTGTGGTATCTGTTCGTGATAAATTCCTCATCTTTTAGTTGAACATTTGGCCGTAGTGGTGCATCTGTAAGTTGTGCTGTAAACTCTGAGCTGTCGGTGTTGTTGTTGAAGTGTGTCATTTAATGTGTCATTCATGTTTTGCAGCTGAGACAGAACGTAAAGGCACAGAGCACTTGGACTTGGCCGGTGCTCCTCCACGAAAATCCCACGATGGCGCTCCTCTGCCGTCCTCACCCGAAACCAAAAAGAAGTCCAAAGGCTTCATGAAATTCTTTGGCAGGTAACATTCAGGAAGAGATTCAGCTGTGCGTGATGTAACATAAGATTATTTCTTCGGTCATTTGTATTGTGATGCTCCCGCAGATTGAAAAGGAGTCACTCCACCTCCTTCAACCTGGATGATGCAGCAGAGATGGAGTTCAGGAGGGGAGGAGTCAGAGCCACAGCCGGCCCTCGACTCGGCTGGTCACGTGAACCAAAACACAAGTAGGTGTCGAACTGTGATCATAAATTTGAGGCGTAACCTACAGTATAATACagtgtaaaaacttttcttttatatcTAAACGCCACTGCATATTTTGAATATGTTGTTCTTGTATCAGCAAAAGTtctctgttattattttatcgAGGATTCACCGGCTGATTTCCTGTGATCAAtaatccctctctgtctgtcagtgctGTCGATGTTCCGTTCTCACGGTGGAGTAAAGATGACGTTTGTGCGTGGCTGCATGAGCAGGGCCTCGGGTTGTATGTTGCCCAGGGTCAGAGCTGGATCAAGTCAGGACAAACACTACTGCGGGCGTCACAGCATGATCTGGAGAAGGTAGGAAAGTTACGctttagggtgtttttttgtcacagcaaaacattttctttatccCAAATCTCTGCAAGGGCATTTTCCAAAGTGCAACATAtagaatattgtttttctgcaaatatatcgAAGACAAAGAAGCCATTAAAGAGATGAACTTTTTACcatttcaaataatatttttagctTTCCTAGTTCTCAAAGTATCTgttcaatttaaaaatcttaatttggaCAATTCCAAGTGTGATGGGATACAGTACTGAGGATCCCCATTGTCATTAAAatacctggaaaagtaatggaattttaaaatcacattttccaggcctggaaaagtcacagaattactaaaaatcattgaaagttttggaaaagtcatggattttttttgtacataatgAAATTTTTATAGTGATTGTCCTTGGATCCCAAAATGActccaaagagacaaaaaaaagaccccaaagagatgcaaatacACAGCCTGTGTGTCGCTGTGATACGTTTATTTGCCTTCACATATATTTCTGAATCTCTCAGTGGGGCTTTTCTCCTTTTAAGTTTGAatttgatatgtttgaaaagtcTTAgcaaagttttgaaatgtcttTGAAAAGGTCTGGGAACCCCGAGTATAACTCTGTGACATTTCTCCACACTGAATTACTCGCTGCGGTCTCTAAAAACCTTCCTGTGTCTGATGTTGTGTTTGTCAGGAGTTGTGCATGAAACAGCCGCTCCACAGGAAGAAGTTGCAGCTGGCTCTGCAGGCTCTCGGGTCAGAGGACGATCTGAAGGGCAGACTGGACCACAACTGGGTGACCAGTGAGTGCAACGACAtcttaataacaataattaaaaaataaaaaaacataacaaaatcaCATGATCCCTTtgaaaaacataggaagaaggcaatgaccaacaaaagaagaaatgacccaaaatacaaaagtacaaaaaaatacttgaaaattaatataaaaaatgtaaaagaacgAAATGGCCTTGAAAAATACGGAATAAATACcaataattttttaacataatttcaaatgcgttattattattttgtctatttAATGCCTAAATATTAtagttataaataaattattttccctagacattttgcctttttttgtttttgtttgtttgtttctaaataTACTACTTTGTGAAACATTAACCATTTTGCTCACTGCctctcttcccatgtttttgtaagaaatcgcTCCACACTCAGAgctcagaggtttaaatacttttgaaaggcatctgaaagcagcacaaggagaCTGATGTCGCTCCGAGTTTCAAAGGGTcgaataaaacacatttctgtttatttcaggGTGGCTGGACGACATCGGCCTCCCGCAGTACAAGAGTCACTTTGACGAGGCTCGTGTTGACGGGCGCATGCTGCACTACATGACAGTGGTGAGCTTTTTAAAACCTCGTCACCTGTGGAAGCCTGTAAAACTCTTGACATTAAAGCGTCAGGAAGCATTTGTATTAGCAAAGGTTTTCTAAAGGTTCACTGAATAAATGATGCTCTTGTGGTTTTTGATCCTGCGGCTGTTTCCCAGGAGGACCTGCTGTCTCTGAAGGTGGGAAGTGTTCTCCATCACCTCAGCATCAAGAGGGCAATTCAGGTCCTCCGCCTCAACTGCTACGAACCCAACTGCCTCAGGCGACGACCCTCCGATGAGGTATCACACAGGAAGTCACAACCCAAgctcctcttttccttttttgaatgggtttatGGACTTATATTTATGGATTATTGAATTGTATGAATCtatatttttggatttatttctttgtcattatCCAGAATAATATCACACCAGCAGAGATCTCCCAGTGGACCAACCACAGAGTGATGGAGTGGCTCCGCTCTGTGGATTTGGCCGAATACGCTCCCAATCTGAGGGGCAGCGGCGTTCACGGAGGACTGATGGTGAGAAGGGAGCGGGCGGGATCAGATGAAATTTAGACAGCAGTGATTGGGGAATGTAGTTTTTGTCTCTCCCTGGGAGGCAGGTGAAGGCATGACCTGCCGTACTCTGACTGGATTACCCTGAACAACCTTATTCCTGAATCTGAAACAAAACCAGCCCGGACCACGACAGTAACGAGAACCAGCCAGTCAGAGGTTGAGTAGGGCAGGTTACACCTCAGCCGGTGCTGTGAGAGACAGACGACAGCAGCGAAATAACCGGCAGCGTCAGAGCACGTTCGCGCCGTgacgtccactaaaagtgcttatttttgccGCTAaaaggctcagattattattctaatgCTGGGTTCAGGCTGGACGCAAAAGCACTTTGGTGTGTGTCTCtggttgtgtgtctgtgagtgagtgtgtgtgcacaaattTAGACACAACTAACAAGCATTGTTAAAGCACTGAAGgcacattttatcatttatcatgatCAAATCATTCATATCTTATCTGATATATACTTTATATCGTTCATAATAGtgtatttagtgtgttttcctgtcagATTCGCTCGCAGCACGCAGAAAAAGCGGAGCTCGGGCCGTGGTGCGTCCAGCGTGAACGGTCTGACAGCTCAACACTGACGCTGAAAGCAAGCGACCGATATTAGATGGAAAATCGGCGCGATTTTTGGCTGTTCCGTTGACAACGGTACGTAAAGGATCACTGTGGAGACAGACCTTTTTTAAACAGTaagattctttttgtttaacttgaAACAAAATCGCTGTTTTGTAACACACCAGACTCACAACATTCAGAGTCGacggaaataaaaaaaaaactcccaaaataGTCTTTGTTTGTCTAACTACTGTTCAAACAATCACCAacctttgtttgtttaaaatattctttaatGCAGCCAGTTAGATGTCAGATTATACTGGCTCTAGACACATTAagagtattttgtatttaaatggagtctggtgggtttggtgagaGCGATTTTGTGGCTgattctggttaaacaaaaaaaggatcttagtttttaacaaaaaaatcgaTTTCTGTCGGATCCTTTCTGTAATGCTGTCAGGAGGACTGTAGCTGCAGTCATGGTGCTAAATACTGGACCAACTGCAAATATTGTTCCCTTTAGTCACTTAAGACACaataacataagaaaataaggTCCAAGTTGGAAAATACAAACGTTACTCCTCAAAGGCAAATGGATTTAACGTATCGTAGCTTATTGTAGTCCATAGCCCAAACATACAGAGAGAAGTTTCATGTTATGACGGCGTACTTAAACCTCCTCCTTAAAATTAATGTCTAAATTAAATACTTCAACAAAAGAATTCATATGGATACATATTGCAATAAAGTGTGACGTGGTGTACAGTGTGTTCAACAGTTATAAAAAGCAAACTTGCGTCACTGTGCTTGTTTTAAGTGCGCGCGTCTGCCGAGTGGAGCTGCAGGCAGCCTCACTTTATGATTCAGCACTGAAAAATATTCGCAGGTGCTCCTCTGCATCTTTGTTCTCCGTTCTGACCGTCTCCCTTTTTGACCTCTCATCGTGATGTTTTCTCAAATGTCTGCACAAGGTGTTGGAGCCCCGCTTCAACGTGGAAGCACTCGCCCTTCTGCTCAACATTCCCCCCAACAAAACCCTGCTGAGACGCCACCTGGCAACACATTTCCACCTGCTCATCGGCTCCGAGGCGCAGCGGCTCAAGCAGGACTGTCTGGAAAACCCAGACTACACCGTCCTCACCGCCACTGCCAAGGTCAAGGTACGTGTCCGTCTACTGAATCACAGACAAATCTAAAATGTGTCACAGAGGACACGTAACGCTGATTCTAGTCTGGATTAACGGGctggtatgatttttttaacacgTTTTTTATGGCTTACATCAGtacgactttttttttttatcactttcttATGACAAACGATACCATGACAAGATTATCATTTTTCTAATGAAATCCAATACTATGACATTACTATCATAAAACATACACACGTACTGTAGTATCTGTACATATTAAACATAAAGACATACTATGCTGTGATGTTTCTCATCAccttttaaatgacatactaCATTTGAATCAGTTTTTAATGGCataccataatatgacatttatattactttatttgttgacatttaTTCTATGacctttatcttttttaatgacatactaagatatttttatgttttcttcaatGACATATCTCaacattttatcacttttttaaccaaatattatcatttttcaaCTGCTTTTTAACAATGTGCCATACTAggatatttttgtcaattttttatgacatataatactatgacatttttatcactttttaaatgacatactatgattttttttcatgttttactcCTCTGTTGATgagttttgtcttgttttgtgcaACTGTTTTAAGCAACAGCGATATCTTAATATTTAATTTCCAGAACACatgaaagacataaaaaaattcagttcattatttcagctgtactttaaattaaaataaaataattataaaatctCGTGCTGGCCGAACGCTTAcggttttctttttcctgcgACAGCCGAGACGCCTGTCATTTGGAGGCTTTGGCACTTTGAGGAAAAAACGTCAGGATGATGGCGAGGAGTACGTCTGCCCCATGAACGTGGAAATGCCGAAGAGCAGCAGCTTCCAGAGGGGAGTCCGAATCTACGAGGGACAGCTCGACCACCTGGAACAGGCATGAAGCTGTTTCCTCTCATAGCTTCCTACATATAATTTGATAATAAAGTATCATAAAAAGTTACGTTGGCTTGTGATGGGAGCATTTTTAATggaagtttgtttattttgtaggtGGGTTGTGTGTTGCCTGAcccctctgtgtttgttttggcagaTGGAGGACTCCGAAGGGACTGTGAGACAGATAGGAGCATTTTCTGAGGAAATCAACAACCTAACGGTGAGACACTGCCGCTGTACGACCAGACGAGAGCTTCTGAAAGTTCTGATGGCCGAGTGCCCGTTTAAGGGAAGTTTGGGATTTTTctaagtggggctgtatgagatacagCAGACGGGGGTCAGCGTGCTCCCGTTTAGGGTCTCATACAGCATCACTTCAAAAATCTTTGAagacatttgatattttttcatcGACTTTTGTTATtacatactatttttttttacagtttttatgacGTACGACATGCTGACAATTTCTATCGCTTTTTTCATGACACATTACACGatgacatcttttaaaaaaatatcaatatctaagttttttttataactttgtGACAATatactggcttttttttctccttttttatgacatactgtaATCTACGACATTATATACTATCAAATTTTTACGACAAATGAAAGTATGACTTCAAAAACGCGTATTGTACTAAGACATttccatcactttttttaagGCAGACTATGcagtgacttctttttttttgaccagaTTTAAGTTTAAACTTaagtctttgtgtgtttcagagcaTGCTGAAGGAGGACGAGTTCTTTCAGGAAATCTCCGTAGACACAGCAGAAACTGATCACAACGTTGGCGTGTGACTGAGActgtgaaaaaagaagaaactgtgCCATC
This genomic interval from Plectropomus leopardus isolate mb chromosome 22, YSFRI_Pleo_2.0, whole genome shotgun sequence contains the following:
- the LOC121961393 gene encoding liprin-beta-1-like codes for the protein MMSDASDMLAAALEQMDGIIAGSKAMDYSNGLFDCQSPTSPFLGGLRVLHLLEDLRGVLELMDNEERDNLRCQIPDSTAEGLAEWLQGRMTNGHSSEAVYQERLSRLESDKECLILQVSVLTDQVEVQGEKIRDLDNCLDHHREKLNATEELLQQELLNRSTLETQKLELMTEVSSLKLKLTAVERDHRDNEGMYQEVTDLRFRVTDIENERLQCEKKLKATKEELQLLQKQLEEREAELRRLKEESRLRVESHRGAEGGERDTEMLKMKMVLESLASANDEKERRIKELEESLTKCKKVQELVKEKLKEDDYDDIPDDPSLPASMEVDQVTLALEGEAGRSSGESIPCIAVLSEMNDLDRERQLQATESSSDVPQPGSSAGTDQVKPKAGPASSSPTRTSDDSFGNKKARSSFGRGFFKLRGGKQTASAPNLAETERKGTEHLDLAGAPPRKSHDGAPLPSSPETKKKSKGFMKFFGRLKRSHSTSFNLDDAAEMEFRRGGVRATAGPRLGWSREPKHNAVDVPFSRWSKDDVCAWLHEQGLGLYVAQGQSWIKSGQTLLRASQHDLEKELCMKQPLHRKKLQLALQALGSEDDLKGRLDHNWVTRWLDDIGLPQYKSHFDEARVDGRMLHYMTVEDLLSLKVGSVLHHLSIKRAIQVLRLNCYEPNCLRRRPSDENNITPAEISQWTNHRVMEWLRSVDLAEYAPNLRGSGVHGGLMVLEPRFNVEALALLLNIPPNKTLLRRHLATHFHLLIGSEAQRLKQDCLENPDYTVLTATAKVKPRRLSFGGFGTLRKKRQDDGEEYVCPMNVEMPKSSSFQRGVRIYEGQLDHLEQMEDSEGTVRQIGAFSEEINNLTSMLKEDEFFQEISVDTAETDHNVGV